A segment of the Cryptosporidium parvum Iowa II chromosome 5, whole genome shotgun sequence genome:
AATGGATTTTTCGAATAATCTGATTTCCTCTTTTGATAGCTGAACAAGCCTCAAACAGATATTGCTGTCAACAGTCATTGTATCCAGCATTTTATTATAGTCTATTTTAACATTGGACCCATTTTCTTGATCAAAATCTATGGTATCAAACCTATCTTCATGTTCTTGATAATCAATTAGCGGAATTTCACCTGGATCAAACTTCAATTCCTCAAACTCTGGGAGagtttcttctttttgttGAACTTTAGATCTCCTTGAAGAAAATCGTACTTGTTTAGAATAATTATCATCAGAAGCATCAATGctttttcttaaaatacTTCCTGTAGTTCTTTGCTTTGCTTCTTCTCTTTTACTACTTTCACTTAATTCTTTCCTCTTTACAGTAATATCAACTTTTGGAGATGGCCCAACACCAATCTCACTAGTTTTTGTCTCAATTAGTTCAACAACATCATCGCtttgattttcttgaaGAAGATTAATATCTCTAAGAGGAGTATCACCACCAACCATTGCATCACAATGAATCTTTATTCCTTTTTGGTGAAATTGTTTCTGAACAGgtatattttgatttactATAGACTTCTCAGAGCGATTTTCAAGATAACTCCTGTTAGAATTAGCATAATTAGCTTTTTCATGTTCATGATTAAAATGATTTTGGcgataattttgatttacaAATTCACGATTAACCTCTTTGGAGCTTCCTACATGAATTAAGTTACCATTTACTGTTCTAACCATCTCTGATCTAAAGGATTTCAGTGGAGTTTCTATTGAATAGATACCATCATTTACACTATAAACATTACTTTGATATTCTTCTGGTTTATTGTTGAATTCTATATTACTTCCATTGACTATAATATTCTCGTCATTTTTAGAACGACTAAAGTGCTGATCACGAATactattcaaatattcctCATGGTCTTGAGTTGTATccttattaatttttggcCAATAATCTTCCGTTCTAGGGAGAGGAGGTAGATTTGAAGATCCTTTTTCAGCTCTTTTTCTGAGAGAATTTTCCATAGATTTATCTAGAATATTAGCACCAACTTGTCTCATAGACATTGCTTTGCTTCTTGTATTATACATGAATGTATTTTTagagttattattaatggaaTGATTTGTTGGATAATTTCTTGATGATAAATCATCTTGGAATATATCaacattttcattttggTGTAATATTCTAGAatgattaatttcatttctttCATCAACAGATTCTTGTGGAATTAATGTTCTTTTTCTTCGAACTTTGGGGACTGCTCTCGCTtccatatttttattatatctATCTTGCATAATcatattattcatatttgcTCTTGATAATCCGTGTTTTATAGGATTTGTTGACATATGTGGCTGATCTAGTTCCATTGGAGATTCGGTCATATTcctataataattttcatcTGGTAAATTGATTGATTCCAAGTATGGACTTTCTGTACCATGTTCTCCGCCAATCGCAGATCCATATCTTCTCTTTCTCGCCATTTCTCACTTCAGAATTGAAGTTTATTATGGCGAGTAAATAAAaagggaaaaaaaaaagaacttGGACCAACTCTTTCCTgcaaatttaataaacttCTTGAATATCAATTTCAGTATTCAACTGTCCTTTTACTTAATAACTTTGGTAATAAACGAATGagtaatatataaatatttttataaattttttaaaatattacttaTATTACTATAAaagtttctttttcttcaggaaatttaattcattaattcagaattttTCACATTTATTTGTATTCACACAGGACTGAATAACTTTATCAATATATACCACTTTCTTCCGAAATATTATGTTacaatttatattatttcaattattttttttttttttcttaaattaattaatttttaaaaaatatattattattattattattagtattattattattattcactaattatttatctttACATAATTTTTTACACGtcatatattttttttgtttgcGTGTGGGGGGCTATACCGGTGTTTGCATGCTTGTCCacttgaaattattttactctataaataattcaaagtaaaaaattaataaactattagattaaataaaaaaaatttaattaggaaatgaataaatacacacaataaataaagtaatttggaaatttttattttttatccTAGTTATTTTTCAGATTTCTTTTCCTGATTTTTCAAGCTTTAATTCgtatttttctaaattttaTCTAAATTTTATTCATCCTCACAAAGTGGCGCTCATTGGCGGCAACTTTATGAAATTTTATCTtagaaatagaaatagCCAAGAATATGCAATCATAAGAATAACTTGATGTGATgattaatcaaaataaaacaGATCGATTTGTGTGTAGTGTCCAAAAAGAAAGCAATGACGAATGAATTATTGGATTCagatgaaataaataaggTTTGGAATCAAAGCCATGAAGATAAAACTACTTTTTCTGTCATATTTTCACTAGCTCAAGGCATGTTTTGTATAGTAAATATGatttttggatattttatattatttaaccACTTTAATCAACTTCTTGAAAATagatatattttgaaaattctaCTTTTTACAATGTTTGGTGAAATTTTTACTTCAATTATATCCGCATTTTGTATGATTTTGGTAcgatttatttttggaattagATCTTCAACATATTTCTTATCAGTTATAAGTTTATTAAGTACATTATTGCAATCtgtattttattattcttgcTTTGTGGCCAGTGTtataattcttcatttatggtattttcaaattaatacCAATCCTggtaattttctttataattttatgattaataaaaatactaCTTTGGATTTAAAACATCATTTGttgatttatttctttattgaAGCTTTTATTTCTCTCATAGAAGTTTTAACCAGCATTCCAATTCTAGTTagtattataaattatGGTTTAActaaagaaattgaaaaaattaaaggaaaACCTATAGTCGAATTCTATAATGTTAACCGGCCCATTACATACACTAATTACCAAAACTATGAAAAAgcatttgaaaatttaaataatcaatcTTCTAGACCTGAAGCTCATTATGTGCAGATATAATATATCTTTCTCTTCcttaattattatcattgtTATACAGAATTACAATTCTAAACAAAGTTTGTATAACTAATAGTCTAAATTTTAGCTCATTTatctaaattatatatatatttcttttattcatCCTCgccattttttttttagaatgGTAATTTTCCATTCAATCTACTtatcaatttatttaatagtagcgtttggcgccaaagctatttaattatttttatttctatgaaaataaaaggTAAATTTTGTAAGAACACTAATTGGTATGAATAATGCCAAAGTTTTACTGTGATTATTGCGATATTTACTTAACACATAGTTCTACAAATGGAAGAAAACAACATAATTTGGGTCGAAAAcatattaacaataaaatTGATCATTACAAGAATGTTATAAAAAGTCCAAGTTTCAGCGCACCATTAATGTTTGATTCGGAGTATAATGTTATTGGACATTTAGGAAATGTTAGACAATTTCTACTAAATCTAGAAAAGCAACTTTCTGTTGACAAAAAACACACGAATAAACATGAAACAAAAGATAAAGAATCTGCAAAGCCTACAtcttataaaaataataaaacacCTATAggtaataacaataatcatagtaataatataattaaaggAGGAAGCGGTAATGCTAATTATAATACAGGAAATCCGTATGTAAATCAAGAAAGATTTCATTATAAAAGTACAAATTCCGGAGGAAATTCAGCTTTCGCAAACTATGGAAGACCGGAACATTCaagttattcaaataattatagtAATTATTATAGAGGCGGCCAGATTGACGACGGAGATGGTGGATCTCGAAGTTATAAAAAAGGACCTGTTCAAAACTACGGTGGtagatattaatatattaactttttttttcaaatatgtATTGGAATTTAAAcaattttcttattattatttttcttattattattttttttttaatattttatttatttattctaatttaatatataattccATATTTAGActtaaaatttattcagTGAATTAAGTAAAATATTGAGGCATTAAAGACatcatattttttgaaaattcacCTCTTCTTGGGGCAGTATCAAAAGTAAGAAATTGTTTGTTTTCATTCTCATCCAATTCCATCAATGCTGCTTGATTTCCACATCtataacaataatttggAGCACTAAAAACAGTAACTACATTATCATCATGCGACCATGTATATCCATCCATAATAAGTTGGTGAGCTCTACAAATTGTTGAAAGCCCATTGGtatgaataaatttttgaCTAACATCTGGACCGAAAATAAACCCTGCTCCTCTTGGAGATGCTGACcatctaaaaataatattgttaagttaaattgataaaatattaatgaattatattGAACTTACCCTGCTTTCTCATCAGGATCAGACCAAAGTAAATCACACATTGGACCCTCATGTGGTATTTCCTGAAATCTATTAATAgaatcaatttcatcaattgTTAAAGCTCCAGGAGAAAGACCACCATGATCACAAAACATATGGTGTTCAACCAAAGCGCCAAGAGGTAGGTAATCAAACATATCAGTCAATTCATGCCATATTGACGCATTACCATATTTTCTTAAACATTCATCATAAAATCCGTATATTTGTGAAATATGCCTACATTCATGGTTACCTCTTAAAATAGTTACTTTGTCTTTGTATCTTATTTTAAGTGCCATGATTAAACATATACATTCAATACTATGATATCCTCTATCAACATAATCAccaagaaataaataattaacaTCAGGAGGCATCCCACCAATTCTGAATAGCTCTAATAAGTCAAAGAATTGTCCATGTATATCTCCTGCAATAGTTACTGGGCATCTCACCTTTTGTACATTTGATTCATTAATTAGAATCTCTTTAAGTTTTGAACataattgtttaatattattggatgaTAAAGGCTTACAAGAAAGAAGTTTTTCAATACATTTATCCAAATCAAATGGTTCATTTTCATTGGTTTCTAGTATAAATCCATTGATTACCGGTTCTTTGGAAACATTCTCTTTTTCTATCGAACCCACTTCTTGACTCTGAGATATATTTTCCAAATccattatatttaaaaatttgcTTATTTAGTAAGCAATCTAAATAGAAGAAcgtattatttaataatatcaataataataatagttcCAAAAATTTCAAGACCTTGggtatttttgaaaatacaTAATAATTGGATTACtaattgtaattttttgtttaaaaatGTATTA
Coding sequences within it:
- a CDS encoding hypothetical protein (with N-terminal region ZnF U1 domain, similar to U1 snRNP-specific protein), with protein sequence MPKFYCDYCDIYLTHSSTNGRKQHNLGRKHINNKIDHYKNVIKSPSFSAPLMFDSEYNVIGHLGNVRQFLLNLEKQLSVDKKHTNKHETKDKESAKPTSYKNNKTPIGNNNNHSNNIIKGGSGNANYNTGNPYVNQERFHYKSTNSGGNSAFANYGRPEHSSYSNNYSNYYRGGQIDDGDGGSRSYKKGPVQNYGGRY